The DNA segment GCTCCAGAACCATTACATCACAGCTCCTCTCTCGGCTGAAGAGGCAGATTTTCCCATAGCCTATGTGATTGTGTTGCACAAGGAATTTGATACATTTGAGAGACTGTTTCGCGCTATTTACATGCCCCAAAATGTGTACTGTATCCATGTGGATGAGAAGGCGAGTGCGGATTATTTGCAGGAAGTTAATGATTTTGTTAATTGCTTTCCAAATGCTTTTCTTGCCTCGAAAATGGAGCCGGTGGTTTATGCTGGAATATCGAGACTGCAGGCTGATCTGAACTGCATGAAAGATCTGCTGAAATCAGAGGTGCAGTGGAGGTACGTGATCAATATGTGTGGACAGGATTTCCCTTTGAAGACAAATAAGGAGATtgtacaacatttaaaaaaattcaatggAAAAAATATTACTCCTGGTGTCCTACCTCCAGGTCATGCCATCCCCCGCACCAAATATGTTCACCGTGAGGATATAGTACATTCTTATGTGCGAAGAACAAATATTcaaaagcctcctcctcctcataatatCACCATATACTTTGGGACTGCATATGTTGCCCTGACGAGAGAATTTACTAAATTTGTTCAGGAAGATCAGAGAGCCTTGGATCTACTGAAATGGTCTAAGGACACTTACAGTCCAGATGAACATTACTGGGTGACCCTAAATAGAATACCAGGTATGTACCCTGCAaataaatatataagaaaaataagaaaatggcagcactccaaggatgtAAAGTgatcaagtggatttattccatctTAGCAGCAACATTTCAGCTCTTAtgttgagcctttctcaagcttgagagAATTAGAGCCAAAACTTTGCTGCTTACATGAAATTAATCCACCTGATCACTTTACATACTTGGAGctatttttttcttacatttggaGGACTTGTCACCTGGCCTTGAATAGcttgtccctgtcacagcctgtttgTCATtctctgtcacagcctgtctgtcattcTCTGTCACAGCCTgtttgtcagtcagtccctgtcacagcctgtttgtccgtccctgtcacagcctgtctgtcagtccttgtcacagcctgtctgtcagtccctgtcacagcctgtctgtcagt comes from the Engystomops pustulosus chromosome 5, aEngPut4.maternal, whole genome shotgun sequence genome and includes:
- the GCNT2 gene encoding N-acetyllactosaminide beta-1,6-N-acetylglucosaminyl-transferase, with the translated sequence MRLLSNQFSGQNNLHRLQFSHDASLLQIACDRLAKQKNSFIWVNSLTNSLKTMKCMEGYLLQNHYITAPLSAEEADFPIAYVIVLHKEFDTFERLFRAIYMPQNVYCIHVDEKASADYLQEVNDFVNCFPNAFLASKMEPVVYAGISRLQADLNCMKDLLKSEVQWRYVINMCGQDFPLKTNKEIVQHLKKFNGKNITPGVLPPGHAIPRTKYVHREDIVHSYVRRTNIQKPPPPHNITIYFGTAYVALTREFTKFVQEDQRALDLLKWSKDTYSPDEHYWVTLNRIPDFPGSMPDAKWEGKLREIKWSDDSTHDGCHGRYVRQVCVYGEGDLPWLYNSTSVFANKFELSRYPPTLECLELRIRNKALSQSETPLQPSWFF